In Denticeps clupeoides chromosome 1, fDenClu1.1, whole genome shotgun sequence, a single window of DNA contains:
- the LOC114796457 gene encoding titin isoform X28 produces the protein MQMESRRKSQRSSFMDSLSSRSQWIIVLGLLITWSMAGIFMFDFINFKEEPDTQEDPIAAINDALESISEYMDKGLDVLSDPLGLVPESGEIVESAVDGLADLAGSASGLLLDSEGSVYGVRFLKSGGALIEDVRTGMQDAVLYLFHIFEGVLNAVTSFPVGILTQTLDGVKCILNLIANCIPSMPASREGSSYGVGALKSGGALMEDARIGLKNAVLYIFDVFQGLLNAAASFPFDGVTWIVNLIANCIPSMPAGHEGGFYGEVVLQSGGALVEDVRTGVKNVVLYLFNVFEGVLDAVIFIPDLLVTQTMHGVKYITNIVVYCVTSIPIDHAGWIPESIKPMNAITYATEGITNLNKNVFGSLSNMFKSDEGYIPEMSFDPMKVVTDAVEEITDKRNMFLAYLSTMLMQEKEDALQMKRKKGEFFPPLETVTEIMDRKEDDVLLEKIFKATSTKLEDHRRGRAMDDLQEEHEQKQEDSGKLDLKEEEDLDHMGEYQQEDRDEKNNKDASDYYNVSEPENLDDAVEKNVEGLVFLMKPITDVPDLERDSEAADEYEDKKSPESVIPEIEEFKEFETIPDDDEEMISGDTEETGKQARSDITEEEDDDDDDDDDDDKVPAEQAHSDITVSDFEGEIEMKVTDDDDLDSEDTEEKTSNVADDHIIEGEDDGEDLTEKTTAASKLAETTDDYNNDDAEDYRGGDEDNKDKDDYLEIEDAEETTAHDESVSEIDNKKDHVTESEDDVKDLIGPFTEAPKLADNEDDLEREDEEGKITSDLALAEIDNKHDHMTESEDDLIEPPTAAASLTDNHNVHDDDDAEEKIKSDVVVTEMDDKDDPLTVSEADSEDLIDPPAEAPSLTENCDVNYGDVHDDDDDLDSDDAEEKIKSDGGLAEDLVEPQTESPKMAEASDADEEDDLQSEDAEDKIKAEIRNKDDHMTESEDDSEDHTEPTTAAPSLAEVSDNQNDDEDDNDFDSDGSEMTEPLETMDTDVSAEQTKPEDILLKPDSSANGDDQNNNNNDRRKEKSKMKKQLPGKTRQSNITSDVLTEQEDLDSLPQDLYGVLEQEKAYKEQKTKEEVYKVIQELRAAEDEEDEEQMAITEETEKNAEEKTSDRMKRKAKLQMNMTSDDLEPKAEKLEKPEKLKKKPSVETHVIKKKSQKEVEAQRERAKPAKKEAEVLKEKVKPAKTERKVAKKAEQAKKAAPKVSTEKAKISPERKEAEDLKRKVKPAPAIKEVPQEKVKLAPEEAEVTKEKVKPLKKDFAASKEKAKPKKDVEAQTERAKPGKDAEVPKEKAKAKEARQVAKEKPAAQIKEPQVPQKKPITPEKEPAEKAKARPTKKESELPKEKAKAPAEVKEVPKEKVKPTPPIKKPKIPKEEPKPIKEEPEIPKEESKPTKKVPEKAKSAPAIKEPEMPKEKEKPTLTVKKAEVTKEKAKSTRAAKQAEVPKEKARPTPGVKKPEEETHPEKKEIQKEEPKSSKKEPKILKEEPKPIKKEPKILKELKPIKKVPKIPKEGSKPIKKELKMPKEEPKPIKEEPEIPKEEPKPTKKEPEISKEESKPIKTEPKVPKEETPPSKKDPKILKEETQPMKKAPELSKEEPKHIKKEHKVLKEEPSPITKEPKIPKEEPKPKKESKIPKAKPRPTMKEPDISKEESKPIKTEPKSPKKELKPIKKEPKIPKEELKPIKKEPKVKKENTQPIKKEPKIPKVKAKPIMKEPKVPKEEIQLIKKEAKIPEEEPKPIKKEPKVPKEETKPIKKEPKVKKEDTQSITKAEPKIPKEEPEPIKKEPKVPKEDTQPIKKEPKIPVEEPKPIKKEPKVPKEDTHPIKKEPKIPVEEPKPIKKEPKVPKEDTQPIKKEPKIPVEEPKSIKKEPKIPVEEPKSIKKEPKVPKEETKPIKKEPKIPEEEPKSIKKEPKVPKEETKPIKKEPKTPKVEAKPIKKEPKIPEEEPKSIKKEPKIPVEEPKSIKKEPKVPKEETKPIKKEPKIPEEEPKPIKKEPKIPKEEPKPIKKEPKVPKEDTQPIKKEPKIPEEEPKPIKKEPKVPKEETKPIKKEPKTPKVEAKPIKKESKIPEEEPKSIKKEPKIPEEEPKSIKKEPKIPEEESKSIKKEPKVPKEDTQPIKKEPKIPKEEPKPIKKEPKVPKEETKPIKKEPKTPKVEAKPIKKEPKIPEEEPKSIKKELDILKEEPKKAEAEVAKGKVKSTPAVKKPEVPKEKPEPIKKEAEMPKEKLKATPTIKKAEVQKEEKKLMKKEPEVPNEKVLHTTATQVEPVLKEKVKPPRKDVELAKAKAKPAPPLKAEAGIPKDKAKPKKAAEKDKEKPEPTPSPKELGVKKEKVPAAPTAKKPDVPKTEAKQPKKAPGAVLKERLKLTRGKADIHLKAELEGLKNLTKPIPKKEHIVKERKKLVEKATPEAPKEVKPVPETEEPEVSQETTAPLEKVVHIESVTPVDVTEPAPTKPGEPPLLEEFGAEEDDLPYFQCFFVDEDDTHYPFFPFSPIQM, from the exons ATGCAGATGGAGTCTCGTCGCAAGAGCCAGCGCAGCAGCTTCATGGATTCCCTTAGCAGCCGCAGCCAATGGATCATCGTCCTCGGCCTCCTCATCACCTGGTCCATGGCTGGCATATTTATGTTCGACTTCATCAATTTCAAGGAAGAACCGG acacacaggagGATCCCATAGCCGCTATAAACGATGCGTTGGAGAGCATCTCGGAATATATGGATAAAGGCCTGGACGTTTTGAGTGACCCGCTGG GTTTAGTACCTGAATCGGGTGAGATAGTCGAGTCTGCTGTTGATGGACTCGCTGATTTAGCAGGCTCGGCATCAGGACTGCTGCTGGACAGTGAAG gGAGCGTGTACGGAGTGCGTTTCTTGAAATCAGGTGGTGCTCTAATCGAAGATGTAAGAACTGGAATGCAGGATGCGGTGCTGTATTTATTCCACATCTTTGAAG GAGTGCTGAATGCAGTGACCTCCTTCCCAGTAGGAATTTTGACTCAAACACTTGATGGAGTTAAATGCATACTGAACTTGATCGCAAACTGTATTCCAAGCATGCCAGCTAGCCGTGAAG GGAGTTCTTATGGAGTGGGCGCCCTGAAATCTGGTGGTGCACTAATGGAAGATGCAAGAATTGGGCTGAAGAACGCAGTCCTGTATATATTCGACGTCTTTCAAG GCCTCCTCAATGCAGCGGCCTCCTTCCCGTTTGATGGAGTAACATGGATAGTGAACTTGATTGCAAACTGTATTCCAAGCATGCCAGCTGGCCACGAAG gggGTTTTTATGGAGAGGTTGTCCTGCAATCTGGAGGTGCACTCGTGGAAGATGTGAGAACTGGAGTGAAGAATGTGGTTCTGTATTTATTCAACGTCTTCGAAG GAGTGCTGGATGCAGTTATCTTCATCCCGGATCTGCTTGTGACTCAAACAATGCATGGAGTGAAATACATAACAAACATTGTGGTATATTGCGTCACAAGCATACCCATTGACCATGCAG GTTGGATTCCCGAAAGCATTAAACCAATGAACGCCATTACTTACGCAACAGAAGGAATCACTAACCTAAACAAGAATGTCTTTGGCTCGTTGTCTAACATGTTCAAGAGTGATGAAG GTTACATTCCGGAAATGAGCTTTGACCCCATGAAAGTTGTCACTGATGCAGTAGAAGAAATTACTGACAAAAGGAACATGTTCTTGGCATATTTGTCAACTATGCTGATGCAAGAAAAGG aaGATGCACTacagatgaaaagaaagaaag GAGAATTTTTCCCTCCACTAGAAACAG TTACAGAGATCATGGACAGAAAAGAAGATGATGTTCTGCTGGAGAAGATCTTTAAGGCCACTAGTACAAAGCTAGAAGATCACAGGAGAGGAAGAGCCATGGATGACCTCCAAGAAGAGCATGAGCAAAAACAGGAAGATTCTGGTAAATTGGAtttgaaagaggaagaagatcTAGATCACATGGGAGAATATCAACAGGAGGACAGGGATGAGAAAAACAACAAGGATGCTTCTGATTATTATAATGTTTCCGAACCTGAAAATCTTGATGATGCTGTTGAAAAAAATGTTGAGGGTCTTGTGTTTTTGATGAAACCCATCACAGACGTTCCAGATTTGGAAAGGGATTCTGAAGCAGCAGATGAATATGAGGATAAGAAGAGTCCAGAGTCTGTCATTCCTGAAATAgaagaatttaaagaatttgaAACAATTCCAGATGACGATGAAGAAATGATCAGTGGGGATACAGAGGAGACAGGAAAACAGGCAAGATCTGACataacagaagaagaagatgatgatgatgatgatgatgatgatgatgataaggTCCCAGCAGAACAGGCACATTCTGATATAACCGTGTCTGACTTTGAAGGTGAAATAGAGATGAAGGTCACTGATGACGATGATTTAGACAGTGAGGATACAGAGGAAAAAACATCCAATGTAGCTGACGATCATATTATTGAAGGTGAAGATGACGGTGAAGACCTGACAGAAAAAACCACAGCAGCCAGTAAATTGGCTGAGACCACTGACGATTACAACAACGATGATGCTGAAGATTACAGGGGAGGTGATGAAGATAACAAAGATAAGGATGATTATTTGGAGATCGAGGATGCAGAGGAAACAACAGCACATGATGAATCTGTTTCTGAAATAGATAACAAAAAGGATCATGTCACTGAAAGTGAAGATGACGTTAAAGACCTGATAGGACCATTCACAGAAGCACCTAAACTGGCTGATAATGAAGATGATTTAGAGCGTGAGGATGAAGAAGGAAAAATAACATCTGATCTAGCTCTAGCTGAAATAGATAACAAACATGACCACATGACTGAAAGTGAAGATGACCTGATAGAACcacccacagcagcagcatcactgACAGATAACCACAAtgttcatgatgatgatgatgcagaagaaaaaattaaatctgaTGTAGTTGTAACTGAAATGGATGACAAAGATGATCCTCTGACTGTAAGTGAAGCTGACAGTGAAGATCTAATAGATCCACCTGCAGAAGCACCATCATTGACTGAGAACTGTGATGTTAATTATGGTGAtgttcatgatgatgatgatgatttggATAGTGATGatgcagaagaaaaaataaaatctgatggAGGTCTAGCTGAAGACCTTGTAGAACCACAAACAGAATCACCTAAAATGGCTGAGGCCAGTGATGCTGATGAGGAAGATGATTTACAGAGCGAGGATGCAGAAGACAAAATAAAAGCTGAAATACGTAATAAAGATGACCACATGACTGAAAGTGAAGATGATAGTGAAGACCATACAGAACCAACTACAGCAGCACCATCACTGGCTGAGGTCAGTGATAATCaaaatgatgatgaagatgataaTGATTTTGACAGTGATGGTTCAGAGATGACAGAACCGCTGGAGACAATGGATACAGATGTATCAGCTGAACAAACCAAACCTGAGGACATACTTTTGAAGCCTGACAGTTCTGCCAATGGTGATgaccaaaacaacaacaacaacgacagAAGGAAGGAAAAATCCAAAATGAAGAAGCAGTTGCCGGGGAAGACAAGGCAATCAAACATCACGTCCGATGTTCTCACAGAGCAAGAAGATCTGGACTCTTTGCCACAGGACTTATACGGAG TTCTTGAACAAGAAAAAGCATATaaagagcaaaaaacaaaagaagaagtgTATAAGGTCATCCAAG AGTTGAGAGCCGcagaggatgaagaggatgaagaacAGATGGCCATAACTgaggaaacagaaaaaaatgctgaagaAAAAACATCCGACAGAATGAAACGCAAAGCCAAGCTTCAGATGAACATGACTTCAGATGACCTGGAGCCCAAAG CAGAGAAACTGGAGAAGCCCGAGAAGCTGAAGAAGAAACCCAGTGTTGAGACTCATGTGATAAAAAAGAAGTCCCAGAAAG AGGTGGAAGCTCAAAGGGAAAGAGCCAAACCAGCAAAGAAAG AAGCTGAGGTCCTGAAAGAGAAAGTCAAACCAGCCAAGACAG AACGTAAAGTTGCAAAGAAAGCTGAACAAGCAAAGAAAG CAGCACCTAAAGTTTCCACAGAAAAAGCCAAAATATCACCAGAGAGAAAAG AAGCTGAGGATCTGAAGAGGAAAGTCAAACCAGCTCCAGCAATTAAGG AAGTGCCACAAGAAAAAGTCAAGCTTGCACCTGAAGAGGCCGAAG TTACAAAGGAGAAGGTCAAACCACTGAAGAAAg aCTTTGCTGCTTCAAAGGAAAAAGCCAAACCAAAGAAAG ATGTGGAAGCTCAGACAGAGAGGGCCAAACCAGGAAAGG ATGCTGAAGTCCCAAAAGAAAAAGCTAAAGCAAAGGAGG CAAGACAAGTGGCAAAAGAAAAACCAGCAGCACAAATAAAAG AGCCTCAGGTTCCACAGAAGAAACCCATAACTCCTGAGAAAG AACCAGCTGAAAAGGCCAAAGCTCgaccaacaaaaaaag AATCTGAATTACCAAAAGAAAAGGCCAAGGCTCCAGCTGAAGTAAAAG AAGTtccaaaagaaaaagtgaaaccTACTCCACCAATTAAAA AACCTAAGATTCCAAAGGAGGAACCCAAACCAATAAAGGAAG AACCAGAGATTCCAAAGGAGGAATCTAAACCTACAAAGAAAG TGCCAGAAAAGGCCAAGTCTGCCCCAGCAATAAAAG AACCAGAAAtgccaaaagaaaaagagaagccCACTCTAACAGTTAAAA AAGCAGAAGtgacaaaagaaaaagccaAGTCTACTCGAGCTGCTAAAC AAGCAGAAGTGCCGAAAGAAAAGGCCAGGCCTACTCCAGGGGTTAAAA AACCAGAGGAGGAAACCCATCCTGAAAAGAAAG AAATTCAGAAAGAGGAACCCAAATCTTCAAAGAAAG AACCCAAGATCCTGAAAGAGGAACCCAAACCTATTAAGAAAG AACCAAAGATTCTGAAGGAGCTCAAACCTATAAAGAAAG TACCCAAGATTCCTAAGGAGGGATCCAAACCTATAAAGAAAG AACTTAAAATGCCAAAAGAAGAACCCAAACCAATAAAGGAAG AACCAGAGATTCCAAAGGAGGAACCTAAACCTACAAAGAAAG AACCAGAGATTTCAAAGGAGGAATCCAAACCTATAAAGACAG AACCCAAGGTTCCAAAGGAGGAAACCCCACCTTCAAAGAAAG ACCCCAAGATTCTGAAAGAGGAAACCCAACCTATGAAGAAAG CTCCTGAGCTTTCAAAGGAGGAGCCCAAACATATTAAGAAAG AACACAAGGTTCTGAAAGAGGAACCCTCACCTATAACGAAAG AACCCAAGATTCCGAAGGAGGAACCCAAACCCAAGAAAG AATCAAAGATTCCAAAGGCAAAACCTAGACCTACAATGAAAG AACCAGATATTTCAAAGGAGGAATCCAAACCAATAAAGACAG AACCTAAAAGTCCAAAGAAGGAACTCAAACCAATCAAGAAAG AACCTAAGATTCCAAAGGAGGAACTCAAACCAATCAAGAAAG AACCCAAGGTTAAAAAAGAGAACACCCAACCTATTAAGAAAG AACCCAAAATCCCAAAGGTGAAAGCCAAACCTATAATGAAAG AACCCAAGGTTCCAAAGGAAGAAATACAACTTATAAAGAAAG AAGCCAAGATTCCAGAGGAGGAGCCCAAACCTATAAAGAAAG AACCCAAGGTTCCAAAGGAAGAAACCAAACCCATAAAAAAAG AACCCAAGGTTAAAAAAGAGGACACCCAATCTATTACGAAAG CAGAACCCAAGATTCCAAAGGAGGAGCCCGAACCTATAAAGAAAG AACCCAAGGTTCCAAAGGAAGACACCCAACCTATAAAGAAAG AACCCAAGATTCCAGTGGAGGAGCCCAAACCTATAAAGAAAG AACCCAAGGTTCCAAAGGAAGACACCCATCCTATAAAGAAAG AACCCAAGATTCCAGTGGAGGAGCCCAAACCTATAAAGAAAG AACCCAAGGTTCCAAAGGAAGACACCCAACCTATAAAGAAAG AACCCAAGATTCCAGTGGAGGAGCCCAAATCTATAAAGAAAG AACCCAAGATTCCAGTGGAGGAGCCCAAATCTATAAAGAAAG AACCCAAGGTTCCAAAGGAAGAAACCAAACCCATAAAGAAAG AACCCAAGATTCCAGAGGAGGAGCCCAAATCTATAAAGAAAG AACCCAAGGTTCCAAAGGAAGAAACCAAACCTATCAAGAAAG AACCCAAGACTCCAAAGGTGGAAGCCAAACCTATAAAGAAAG AACCCAAGATTCCAGAGGAGGAGCCCAAATCTATAAAGAAAG AACCCAAGATTCCAGTGGAGGAGCCCAAATCTATAAAGAAAG AACCCAAGGTTCCAAAGGAAGAAACCAAACCTATAAAGAAAG AACCCAAGATTCCAGAGGAGGAGCCCAAACCTATAAAGAAAG AACCCAAGATTCCAAAGGAGGAGCCCAAACCTATAAAGAAAG AACCCAAGGTTCCAAAGGAAGACACCCAACCTATAAAGAAAG AACCCAAGATTCCAGAGGAGGAGCCCAAACCTATAAAGAAAG AACCCAAGGTTCCAAAGGAAGAAACCAAACCTATAAAGAAAG AACCCAAGACTCCAAAGGTGGAAGCCAAACCTATAAAGAAAG AATCCAAGATTCCAGAGGAGGAGCCCAAATCTATAAAGAAAG AACCCAAGATTCCAGAGGAGGAGCCCAAATCTATAAAGAAAG AACCCAAGATTCCAGAGGAGGAGTCCAAATCTATAAAGAAAG AACCCAAGGTTCCAAAGGAAGACACCCAACCTATAAAGAAAG AACCCAAGATTCCAAAGGAGGAGCCCAAACCTATAAAGAAAG AACCCAAGGTTCCAAAGGAAGAAACCAAACCTATCAAGAAAG AACCCAAGACTCCAAAGGTGGAAGCCAAACCTATAAAGAAAG AACCCAAGATTCCAGAGGAGGAGCCCAAATCTATAAAGAAAG AACTAGATATTCTAAAGGAGGAACCCAAGAAAG CAGAGGCAGAAGTAGCAAAAGGCAAAGTCAAGTCCACTCCTGCAGTTAAAA AGCCTGAGGTTCCTAAGGAGAAACCTGAACCAATAAAGAAAG aAGCAGAAATGCCAAAAGAGAAACTCAAAGCCACTCCAACAATAAAAA AAGCTGAGGTtcaaaaggaggagaagaaactaATGAAGAAAg AACCAGAGGTGCCTAATGAAAAAGTATTACACACCACGGCAACACAAG TAGAGCCTGTTCTAAAGGAGAAAGTCAAGCCACCAAGGAAAG ATGTTGAATTGGCAAAAGCAAAAGCCAAACCGGCTCCACCATTAAAAG CAGAAGCTGGCATTCCAAAGGACAAAGCTAAACCTAAAAAAG CTGCTGAGAAGGACAAAGAAAAGCCAGAGCCCACTCCATCACCAAAGG AATTAGGTGTGAAGAAGGAAAAAGTCCCAGCTGCACCAACAGCAAAAA AGCCAGATGTTCCCAAGACTGAAGCCAAACAACCAAAGAAAG CACCAGGAGCGGTTTTGAAAGAAAGACTGAAACTGACAAGAGGTAAAGCAGACATTCACCTCAAAGCAG AGCTTGAAGGTCTGAAAAATCTTACAAAGCCTATTCCAAAGAAAG AACACATTGTAAAGGAAAGGAAGAAGCTGGTGGAGAAAG CAACTCCAGAGGCACCAAAAGAAGTGAAACCTGTGCCAGAGACAGAAG AGCCTGAAGTTTCACAGGAGACCACTGCACCTCTGGAGAAAG TTGTTCATATAGAATCTGTAACACCAGTGGACGTCACAGAACCAGCGCCTACAAAACCAG GTGAACCACCGCTGTTGGAGGAGTTTGGTGCAGAAGAAG atgacctGCCCTACTTCCAGTGCTTCTTTGTGGATGAAGATGACACCCACTATCCTTTCTTCCCTTTCTCACCGATCCAAATGTGA